A DNA window from Brassica napus cultivar Da-Ae chromosome C1, Da-Ae, whole genome shotgun sequence contains the following coding sequences:
- the LOC106386832 gene encoding defensin-like protein 206, with protein MAKNINSVSITVLLFVLLVASTEILKSEAQTFCFECGPVPFLGTNADCFNCCKTKYGSPPVVSGFVEGSEKHCHCYC; from the exons ATGGCAAAGAACATCAACTCAGTCAGCATCACCGTTCTCTTGTTCGTCCTCTTGGTGGCTTCCACCg AAATCCTCAAGAGCGAGGCTCAAACATTTTGCTTCGAGTGCGGACCGGTGCCGTTTCTAGGTACAAATGCTGATTGCTTTAACTGTTGCAAAACCAAATACGGGAGTCCTCCAGTCGTTAGTGGCTTTGTTGAGGGAAGTGAGAAACACTGTCATTGCTATTGTTGA